In Oryza sativa Japonica Group chromosome 3, ASM3414082v1, one DNA window encodes the following:
- the LOC4334135 gene encoding phytochrome C yields MSSSRSNNRATCSRSSSARSKHSARVVAQTPMDAQLHAEFEGSQRHFDYSSSVGAANRSGATTSNVSAYLQNMQRGRFVQPFGCLLAVHPETFALLAYSENAAEMLDLTPHAVPTIDQREALAVGTDVRTLFRSHSFVALQKAATFGDVNLLNPILVHARTSGKPFYAIMHRIDVGLVIDLEPVNPVDLPVTATGAIKSYKLAARAIARLQSLPSGNLSLLCDVLVREVSELTGYDRVMAYKFHEDEHGEVIAECKRSDLEPYLGLHYPATDIPQASRFLFMKNKVRMICDCSATPVKIIQDDSLTQPISICGSTLRAPHGCHAQYMASMGSVASLVMSVTINEDEDDDGDTGSDQQPKGRKLWGLMVCHHTSPRFVPFPLRYACEFLLQVFGIQINKEVELAAQAKERHILRTQTLLCDMLLRDAPVGIFTQSPNVMDLVKCDGAALYYQNQLWVLGSTPSEAEIKNIVAWLQEYHDGSTGLSTDSLVEAGYPGAAALGDVVCGMAAIKISSKDFIFWFRSHTAKEIKWGGAKHEPIDADDNGRKMHPRSSFKAFLEVVKWRSVPWEDVEMDAIHSLQLILRGSLQDEDANKNNNAKSIVTAPSDDMKKIQGLLELRTVTNEMVRLIETATAPILAVDITGSINGWNNKAAELTGLPVMEAIGKPLVDLVIDDSVEVVKQILNSALQGIEEQNLQIKLKTFNHQENNGPVILMVNACCSRDLSEKVVGVCFVAQDMTGQNIIMDKYTRIQGDYVAIVKNPSELIPPIFMINDLGSCLEWNEAMQKITGIKREDAVDKLLIGEVFTHHEYGCRVKDHGTLTKLSILMNTVISGQDPEKLLFGFFNTDGKYIESLMTATKRTDAEGKITGALCFLHVASPELQHALQVQKMSEQAAMNSFKELTYIRQELRNPLNGMQFTRNLLEPSDLTEEQRKLLASNVLCQEQLKKILHDTDLESIEQCYTEMSTVDFNLEEALNTVLMQAMPQSKEKQISIDRDWPAEVSCMHLCGDNLRLQQVLADFLACMLQFTQPAEGPIVLQVIPRMENIGSGMQIAHLEFRLVHPAPGVPEALIQEMFRHSPGASREGLGLYISQKLVKTMSGTVQYLRESESSSFIVLVEFPVAQLSTKRCKASTSKF; encoded by the exons ATGTCGTCGTCGCGGTCGAACAACCGGGCGACGTGCTCGCGGAGCAGCTCGGCGCGGTCCAAGCACAGCGCGCGGGTGGTGGCGCAGACGCCGATGGACGCGCAGCTGCACGCGGAGTTCGAGGGGTCGCAGCGCCACTTCGACTACTCGTCGTCGGTGGGCGCGGCCAATCGGTCGGGCGCCACCACCAGCAACGTCTCCGCCTACCTCCAGAACATGCAGCGCGGCCGCTTCGTCCAGCCCTTCGGGTGCCTGCTCGCCGTCCACCCGGAGACGTTCGCGCTGCTCGCCTACAGCGAGAACGCCGCCGAGATGCTCGACCTCACGCCGCACGCCGTGCCCACCATTGACCAGCGCGAGGCGCTCGCCGTCGGCACCGACGTGCGCACGCTCTTCCGCTCGCACAGCTTCGTCGCGCTGCAGAAGGCCgccaccttcggggacgtcaaCCTGCTCAACCCCATCCTCGTCCACGCCAGGACCTCCGGGAAGCCCTTCTACGCCATCATGCACCGCATCGACGTCGGCCTCGTCATCGACCTCGAGCCGGTCAACCCCGTCGACCTGCCCGTCACCGCCACAGGCGCGATCAAGTCGTACAAGCTCGCTGCCAGGGCCATCGCCAGGCTGCAGTCCCTGCCCAGTGGGAACCTCTCCCTGCTGTGCGACGTGCTGGTCCGCGAGGTGAGCGAGCTCACTGGCTATGACAGGGTGATGGCGTACAAGTTCCATGAGGATGAGCATGGTGAGGTGATTGCTGAGTGCAAGAGATCTGATTTGGAGCCGTATCTTGGCCTGCACTACCCAGCCACTGACATTCCTCAGGCATCCAGGTTTTTGTTCATGAAGAACAAAGTGCGGATGATATGCGATTGCTCCGCAACGCCTGTGAAGATCATCCAAGATGACAGCCTAACACAACCTATAAGCATATGCGGATCTACTCTCAGGGCACCCCATGGTTGCCATGCACAGTACATGGCAAGCATGGGCTCCGTTGCATCACTTGTGATGTCGGTCACTATAAAtgaggatgaggatgatgatggagacacTGGGAGTGACCAGCAGCCGAAAGGGAGGAAGCTGTGGGGGTTGATGGTCTGCCATCACACAAGCCCGAGGTTTGTCCCTTTCCCGCTTAGGTATGCTTGCGAGTTTCTCTTGCAAGTATTTGGGATACAGATCAACAAGGAGGTGGAACTGGCTGCTCAGGCAAAGGAGAGGCACATCCTCCGCACGCAGACTCTTCTCTGTGATATGCTCCTTCGAGATGCTCCTGTTGGGATATTTACCCAATCACCTAACGTAATGGATCTAGTGAAATGTGATGGTGCAGCATTGTATTACCAAAACCAGCTTTGGGTGCTAGGATCAACGCCCTCTGAAGCAGAGATAAAAAACATTGTTGCTTGGTTGCAGGAGTACCATGACGGTTCTACTGGATTGAGTACCGACAGCTTAGTTGAAGCAGGTTATCCTGGCGCTGCTGCACTTGGTGATGTTGTGTGTGGCATGGCAGCTATAAAGATCTCTTCAAAAGATTTCATCTTCTGGTTCCGATCCCACACGGCAAAGGAGATTAAATGGGGAGGAGCTAAGCATGAACCAATTGATGCAGATGACAATGGTAGGAAGATGCATCCACGATCTTCATTCAAAGCCTTCTTGGAGGTAGTTAAATGGAGGAGTGTTCCTTGGGAGGATGTTGAAATGGATGCTATCCATTCTCTGCAGCTAATATTACGTGGCTCCTTGCAAGATGAAGATGCCAACAAGAACAACAATGCAAAGTCCATTGTTACAGCTCCATCTGATGATATGAAGAAGATTCAGGGGCTCCTTGAACTGAGAACCGTTACAAACGAGATGGTGCGCCTAATTGAGACAGCAACTGCGCCTATCTTGGCTGTTGACATCACTGGGAGCATAAACGGATGGAATAATAAGGCTGCAGAACTCACTGGATTACCTGTCATGGAAGCCATAGGGAAGCCTCTGGTCGATCTCGTCATCGATGATTCTGTTGAAGtggttaagcaaattttaaattCAGCTTTACAAG GAATAGAAGAGCAAAATCTGCAAATTAAGCTTAAAACATTTAATCACCAGGAAAATAATGGACCTGTAATTTTGATGGTTAACGCCTGCTGCAGTCGTGACCTTTCAGAGAAAGTTGTGGGGGTTTGCTTTGTAGCACAAGATATGACAGGGCAGAACATTATCATGGATAAGTACACTCGGATACAAGGGGACTATGTTGCTATAGTAAAGAACCCTTCGGAGCTCATCCCCCCTATATTTATGATCAATGATCTTGGTTCCTGCTTAGAGTGGAATGAAGCTATGCAAAAAATTACTGGTATAAAGAGGGAAGATGCAGTAGATAAATTGCTAATCGGGGAAGTTTTCACCCACCATGAGTATGGCTGTAGGGTGAAAGACCATGGTACTCTGACCAAACTTAGCATATTAATGAACACAGTGATATCTGGTCAAGATCCTGAGAAGCTTCTTTTTGGTTTCTTCAACACCGATGGCAAGTACATAGAGTCACTGATGACAGCAACCAAGAGGACAGATGCTGAGGGTAAGATCACTGGCGCCCTTTGCTTTCTTCATGTGGCCAGCCCAGAGCTTCAACATGCTCTGCAGGTGCAGAAGATGTCTGAACAAGCTGCTATGAACAGCTTTAAGGAACTGACATACATACGTCAAGAATTAAGGAACCCACTCAATGGCATGCAATTTACTCGAAATTTGTTGGAACCTTCTGACTTGACTGAGGAGCAGAGGAAACTTCTAGCATCAAATGTCCTCTGTCAAGAACAGCTGAAAAAGATTTTACATGACACTGATCTAGAAAGCATTGAACAGTG CTACACGGAGATGAGCACCGTAGATTTCAACCTGGAGGAAGCCCTGAATACAGTCCTAATGCAAGCCATGCCCCAGAGCAAGGAGAAACAAATTTCCATTGACCGTGATTGGCCTGCAGAAGTATCATGTATGCACCTCTGCGGGGACAATTTAAGGCTTCAACAAGTCCTAGCAGACTTCCTGGCATGCATGCTTCAATTTACACAGCCAGCTGAAGGGCCTATTGTGCTCCAAGTCATCCCCAGGATGGAAAATATTGGATCTGGAATGCAGATTGCTCATCTAGAGTTCAG GCTTGTCCATCCAGCTCCGGGCGTTCCAGAGGCTCTGATACAAGAGATGTTCCGCCACAGCCCAGGTGCATCTCGAGAGGGCCTTGGCCTTTACATAAGCCAGAAGCTCGTGAAGACGATGAGCGGCACGGTTCAGTACCTCCGGGAATCAGAGAGCTCGTCGTTCATCGTCCTGGTAGAGTTCCCGGTCGCCCAGCTCAGCACCAAGAGGTGCAAGGCTTCCACGAGTAAATTCTGA
- the SPO11-1 gene encoding meiotic recombination protein SPO11-1 codes for MAGREKRRRVAALDGEERRRRQEEAATLLHRIRGLVRWVVAEVAAGRSPTVALHRYQNYCSSASAAAASPCACSYDVPVGTDVLSLLHRGSHASRLNVLLRVLLVVQQLLQQNKHCSKRDIYYMYPSIFQEQAVVDRAINDICVLFKCSRHNLNVVPVAKGLVMGWIRFLEGEKEVYCVTNVNAAFSIPVSIEAIKDVVSVADYILIVEKETVFQRLANDKFCERNRCIVITGRGYPDIPTRRFLRYLVEQLHLPVYCLVDADPYGFDILATYKFGSLQLAYDANFLRVPDIRWLGVFTSDFEDYRLPDCCLLHLSSEDRRKAEGILSRCYLHREAPQWRLELEAMLQKGVKFEIEALSACSISFLSEEYIPKKIKQGRHI; via the exons ATGgcggggagggagaagaggcggcgggtggcggcgctCGACGgcgaagagcggcggcggcggcaggaggaagCGGCGACCCTCCTCCACAGGATCAGAG GGTTGGTGCGCTGGGTCGtcgccgaggtcgccgccggccgctcccCGACCGTCGCGCTCCACCGCTACCAGAACTactgctcctccgcctccgccgccgccgcgtccccaTG CGCCTGCAGCTACGACGTCCCCGTGGGCACAGATGTACTCTCGCTCCTCCACCGGGGCTCCCACGCCTCCCGGCTCA ATGTGCTCCTCAGGGTTCTTCTCGTCGTGCAGCAACTCCTGCAGCAGAACAAGCACTGCTCCAAGAGGGACATCTACTACATGTACCCCTCCATATTCCAAG AACAAGCGGTTGTTGACCGTGCAATCAATGATATATGCGTACTCTTCAAGTGCAGCCGGCACAATCTCAATGTG GTTCCTGTGGCAAAAGG CTTGGTGATGGGCTGGATTAGATTTTTAGAGGGAGAAAAGGAAGTCTATTGTGTAACGAATGTCAATGCT GCCTTCTCTATCCCAGTTAGCATCGAAGCAATAAAAG ATGTTGTTAGTGTTGCGGACTACATACTTATTGTCGAGAAGGAGACAG TGTTTCAACGTTTGGCTAATGACAAGTTCTGTGAAAGGAATCGCTGCATTGTGATTACA GGAAGAGGCTACCCAGATATTCCAACAAGAAG ATTCTTGCGCTACCTTGTTGAACAGCTGCATTTGCCAGTTTACTGTTTGGTGGATGCAGACCCTTATGGTTTCGACATTCTGGCTACCTACAAATTTGGTTCACTG CAATTGGCATACGATGCAAATTTCCTGCGTGTGCCTGATATTCGGTGGCTTGGGGTCTTCACATCTGATTTTGAGGATTATCGCCTTCCAGACTGCTGCCTACTTCACTTGTCGTCTGAAG ACAGAAGGAAAGCTGAAGGAATTCTCTCAAGGTGTTACTTGCACAGGGAAGCCCCACAATGGAG GTTGGAGTTAGAAGCCATGTTGCAAAAGGGTGTCAAATTTGAGATTGAGGCGTTATCTGCATGTTCCATTTCCTTTTTATCAGAAGAGTACATTCCCAAGAAGATCAAACAAGGAAGACATATATAA
- the SPO11-1 gene encoding meiotic recombination protein SPO11-1 isoform X1, whose translation MAGREKRRRVAALDGEERRRRQEEAATLLHRIRGLVRWVVAEVAAGRSPTVALHRYQNYCSSASAAAASPCACSYDVPVGTDVLSLLHRGSHASRLNVLLRVLLVVQQLLQQNKHCSKRDIYYMYPSIFQEQAVVDRAINDICVLFKCSRHNLNVVCTALVMGWIRFLEGEKEVYCVTNVNAAFSIPVSIEAIKDVVSVADYILIVEKETVFQRLANDKFCERNRCIVITGRGYPDIPTRRFLRYLVEQLHLPVYCLVDADPYGFDILATYKFGSLQLAYDANFLRVPDIRWLGVFTSDFEDYRLPDCCLLHLSSEDRRKAEGILSRCYLHREAPQWRLELEAMLQKGVKFEIEALSACSISFLSEEYIPKKIKQGRHI comes from the exons ATGgcggggagggagaagaggcggcgggtggcggcgctCGACGgcgaagagcggcggcggcggcaggaggaagCGGCGACCCTCCTCCACAGGATCAGAG GGTTGGTGCGCTGGGTCGtcgccgaggtcgccgccggccgctcccCGACCGTCGCGCTCCACCGCTACCAGAACTactgctcctccgcctccgccgccgccgcgtccccaTG CGCCTGCAGCTACGACGTCCCCGTGGGCACAGATGTACTCTCGCTCCTCCACCGGGGCTCCCACGCCTCCCGGCTCA ATGTGCTCCTCAGGGTTCTTCTCGTCGTGCAGCAACTCCTGCAGCAGAACAAGCACTGCTCCAAGAGGGACATCTACTACATGTACCCCTCCATATTCCAAG AACAAGCGGTTGTTGACCGTGCAATCAATGATATATGCGTACTCTTCAAGTGCAGCCGGCACAATCTCAATGTGGTATGTACCGC CTTGGTGATGGGCTGGATTAGATTTTTAGAGGGAGAAAAGGAAGTCTATTGTGTAACGAATGTCAATGCT GCCTTCTCTATCCCAGTTAGCATCGAAGCAATAAAAG ATGTTGTTAGTGTTGCGGACTACATACTTATTGTCGAGAAGGAGACAG TGTTTCAACGTTTGGCTAATGACAAGTTCTGTGAAAGGAATCGCTGCATTGTGATTACA GGAAGAGGCTACCCAGATATTCCAACAAGAAG ATTCTTGCGCTACCTTGTTGAACAGCTGCATTTGCCAGTTTACTGTTTGGTGGATGCAGACCCTTATGGTTTCGACATTCTGGCTACCTACAAATTTGGTTCACTG CAATTGGCATACGATGCAAATTTCCTGCGTGTGCCTGATATTCGGTGGCTTGGGGTCTTCACATCTGATTTTGAGGATTATCGCCTTCCAGACTGCTGCCTACTTCACTTGTCGTCTGAAG ACAGAAGGAAAGCTGAAGGAATTCTCTCAAGGTGTTACTTGCACAGGGAAGCCCCACAATGGAG GTTGGAGTTAGAAGCCATGTTGCAAAAGGGTGTCAAATTTGAGATTGAGGCGTTATCTGCATGTTCCATTTCCTTTTTATCAGAAGAGTACATTCCCAAGAAGATCAAACAAGGAAGACATATATAA
- the SPO11-1 gene encoding meiotic recombination protein SPO11-1 isoform X3 — MAGREKRRRVAALDGEERRRRQEEAATLLHRIRGLVRWVVAEVAAGRSPTVALHRYQNYCSSASAAAASPCYDVPVGTDVLSLLHRGSHASRLNVLLRVLLVVQQLLQQNKHCSKRDIYYMYPSIFQEQAVVDRAINDICVLFKCSRHNLNVVCTALVMGWIRFLEGEKEVYCVTNVNAAFSIPVSIEAIKDVVSVADYILIVEKETVFQRLANDKFCERNRCIVITGRGYPDIPTRRFLRYLVEQLHLPVYCLVDADPYGFDILATYKFGSLQLAYDANFLRVPDIRWLGVFTSDFEDYRLPDCCLLHLSSEDRRKAEGILSRCYLHREAPQWRLELEAMLQKGVKFEIEALSACSISFLSEEYIPKKIKQGRHI; from the exons ATGgcggggagggagaagaggcggcgggtggcggcgctCGACGgcgaagagcggcggcggcggcaggaggaagCGGCGACCCTCCTCCACAGGATCAGAG GGTTGGTGCGCTGGGTCGtcgccgaggtcgccgccggccgctcccCGACCGTCGCGCTCCACCGCTACCAGAACTactgctcctccgcctccgccgccgccgcgtccccaTG CTACGACGTCCCCGTGGGCACAGATGTACTCTCGCTCCTCCACCGGGGCTCCCACGCCTCCCGGCTCA ATGTGCTCCTCAGGGTTCTTCTCGTCGTGCAGCAACTCCTGCAGCAGAACAAGCACTGCTCCAAGAGGGACATCTACTACATGTACCCCTCCATATTCCAAG AACAAGCGGTTGTTGACCGTGCAATCAATGATATATGCGTACTCTTCAAGTGCAGCCGGCACAATCTCAATGTGGTATGTACCGC CTTGGTGATGGGCTGGATTAGATTTTTAGAGGGAGAAAAGGAAGTCTATTGTGTAACGAATGTCAATGCT GCCTTCTCTATCCCAGTTAGCATCGAAGCAATAAAAG ATGTTGTTAGTGTTGCGGACTACATACTTATTGTCGAGAAGGAGACAG TGTTTCAACGTTTGGCTAATGACAAGTTCTGTGAAAGGAATCGCTGCATTGTGATTACA GGAAGAGGCTACCCAGATATTCCAACAAGAAG ATTCTTGCGCTACCTTGTTGAACAGCTGCATTTGCCAGTTTACTGTTTGGTGGATGCAGACCCTTATGGTTTCGACATTCTGGCTACCTACAAATTTGGTTCACTG CAATTGGCATACGATGCAAATTTCCTGCGTGTGCCTGATATTCGGTGGCTTGGGGTCTTCACATCTGATTTTGAGGATTATCGCCTTCCAGACTGCTGCCTACTTCACTTGTCGTCTGAAG ACAGAAGGAAAGCTGAAGGAATTCTCTCAAGGTGTTACTTGCACAGGGAAGCCCCACAATGGAG GTTGGAGTTAGAAGCCATGTTGCAAAAGGGTGTCAAATTTGAGATTGAGGCGTTATCTGCATGTTCCATTTCCTTTTTATCAGAAGAGTACATTCCCAAGAAGATCAAACAAGGAAGACATATATAA
- the SPO11-1 gene encoding meiotic recombination protein SPO11-1 isoform X2 has translation MAGREKRRRVAALDGEERRRRQEEAATLLHRIRGLVRWVVAEVAAGRSPTVALHRYQNYCSSASAAAASPCYDVPVGTDVLSLLHRGSHASRLNVLLRVLLVVQQLLQQNKHCSKRDIYYMYPSIFQEQAVVDRAINDICVLFKCSRHNLNVVPVAKGLVMGWIRFLEGEKEVYCVTNVNAAFSIPVSIEAIKDVVSVADYILIVEKETVFQRLANDKFCERNRCIVITGRGYPDIPTRRFLRYLVEQLHLPVYCLVDADPYGFDILATYKFGSLQLAYDANFLRVPDIRWLGVFTSDFEDYRLPDCCLLHLSSEDRRKAEGILSRCYLHREAPQWRLELEAMLQKGVKFEIEALSACSISFLSEEYIPKKIKQGRHI, from the exons ATGgcggggagggagaagaggcggcgggtggcggcgctCGACGgcgaagagcggcggcggcggcaggaggaagCGGCGACCCTCCTCCACAGGATCAGAG GGTTGGTGCGCTGGGTCGtcgccgaggtcgccgccggccgctcccCGACCGTCGCGCTCCACCGCTACCAGAACTactgctcctccgcctccgccgccgccgcgtccccaTG CTACGACGTCCCCGTGGGCACAGATGTACTCTCGCTCCTCCACCGGGGCTCCCACGCCTCCCGGCTCA ATGTGCTCCTCAGGGTTCTTCTCGTCGTGCAGCAACTCCTGCAGCAGAACAAGCACTGCTCCAAGAGGGACATCTACTACATGTACCCCTCCATATTCCAAG AACAAGCGGTTGTTGACCGTGCAATCAATGATATATGCGTACTCTTCAAGTGCAGCCGGCACAATCTCAATGTG GTTCCTGTGGCAAAAGG CTTGGTGATGGGCTGGATTAGATTTTTAGAGGGAGAAAAGGAAGTCTATTGTGTAACGAATGTCAATGCT GCCTTCTCTATCCCAGTTAGCATCGAAGCAATAAAAG ATGTTGTTAGTGTTGCGGACTACATACTTATTGTCGAGAAGGAGACAG TGTTTCAACGTTTGGCTAATGACAAGTTCTGTGAAAGGAATCGCTGCATTGTGATTACA GGAAGAGGCTACCCAGATATTCCAACAAGAAG ATTCTTGCGCTACCTTGTTGAACAGCTGCATTTGCCAGTTTACTGTTTGGTGGATGCAGACCCTTATGGTTTCGACATTCTGGCTACCTACAAATTTGGTTCACTG CAATTGGCATACGATGCAAATTTCCTGCGTGTGCCTGATATTCGGTGGCTTGGGGTCTTCACATCTGATTTTGAGGATTATCGCCTTCCAGACTGCTGCCTACTTCACTTGTCGTCTGAAG ACAGAAGGAAAGCTGAAGGAATTCTCTCAAGGTGTTACTTGCACAGGGAAGCCCCACAATGGAG GTTGGAGTTAGAAGCCATGTTGCAAAAGGGTGTCAAATTTGAGATTGAGGCGTTATCTGCATGTTCCATTTCCTTTTTATCAGAAGAGTACATTCCCAAGAAGATCAAACAAGGAAGACATATATAA
- the LOC4334137 gene encoding two pore potassium channel a isoform X1 — protein sequence MDDNSIQQSLLADNPNVLQRKPSEGVNRFRRCRSTPSTDPLQGPPEKGSSVKAKELFKEMRPSFRLVGLLLFIYLLVGVLAFYAVMDEISGKRTNRVLDALYFCVVTMTTVGYGDLVPNNDTTKLLACAFVFMGMAVVALFVSKVADYLVEKQEVLFFKALHTNLKGGETKMLRAIETNRIKYKFYTNALLLVLSIISGTVFLWKVEKLSLVDSFYCVCATITTLGYGDKSFSSKLGRVFAVFWIITSTIIMAQFFMYLAEIYTERRQKMLANWVLTRKMTKMDLEAADLDDDRQVGAAEFVVYKLKELGKINQEEISSFLEEFEKLDVDHSGTLSPYDLTLAQSAQ from the exons ATGGATGACAACAGCATTCAGCAATCACTGCTAGCTGATAACCCTAATGTGCTGCAGCGGAAGCCGTCAGAAGGAGTAAATCGGTTTCGACGATGCAGGTCGACTCCTTCCACGGATCCTCTTCAAGGCCCCCCTGAAAAGGGCTCATCAGTTAAAGCCAAGGAGTTATTCAAGGAGATGAGGCCAAGTTTCAGACTAGTAGGACTTCTCCTTTTTATCTATCTTCTAGTGGGCGTCCTGGCCTTTTATGCTGTCATGGATGAGATATCAGGCAAGCGAACAAATAGAGTGCTTGACGCCTTGTACTTCTGTGTTGTCACAATGACCACCGTCGGCTATGGAGACCTCGTCCCAAACAATGACACAACAAAACTGCTTGCTTGTGCTTTCGTCTTCATGGGTATGGCAGTTGTTGCTCTCTTTGTCAGCAAAGTAGCAGATTATCTTGTTGAGAAGCAGGAGGTGCTGTTCTTCAAAGCATTGCACACGAATCTGAAGGGTGGTGAGACCAAGATGCTTAGAGCAATCGAGACAAACAGGATAAAGTACAAATTTTACACAAATGCACTGCTTCTGGTGCTATCCATTATTTCTGGGACCGTATTTCTGTGGAAAGTGGAGAAACTGAGTCTTGTTGATTCCTTCTACTGTGTATGTGCCACAATCACTACCCTGGGTTATGGGGATAAAAGCTTCTCATCCAAACTGGGACGTGTTTTCGCGGTCTTTTGGATTATCACGAGCACTATCATCATGGCACAATTCTTCATGTACCTTGCTGAGATCTACACCGAGCGACGGCAGAAAATGCTGGCCAATTGGGTTCTCACACGGAAAATGACAAAGATGGATCTTGAGGCAGCCGATCTGGATGATGATCGACAAGTTGG TGCTGCAGAATTTGTTGTGTACAAGCTCAAAGAACTGGGTAAGATCAACCAAGAGGAGATTTCTTCTTTTCTGGAGGAGTTTGAAAAGCTCGATGTCGACCACTCTGGCACTCTCTCCCCATATGACCTGACCCTAGCACAATCTGCTCAGTGA